From the Gemmatimonadota bacterium genome, one window contains:
- a CDS encoding MFS transporter — translation MAPEAKIPAKTPSSGGYWGTVLTRPVLSWSLYDLANTVFSMNIVSFYLGLWVIDMGGTDATWGYTNSLTMALVFVSAPILGALSDQAGRRLPFLMACTIVCVVCTAALGLGRLWVTLGVFVVANYFFQSGLIFYDATLSVVSTKRTRGVIGGFGIGVGYLGSFLGIMSGLLLLDRIGHVGIFRVTALIFAIFAVPIFLFVKEPQLRAKVRIDFRAVRSAFGQVRDTFRHLPRYRGLGRFLVGRMFYTDAANTVIIFLGIYTTEEIGFDVRGAQLLMLVAIAFAVVGGLTLGSVVDRIGPKRTLDFVLGLWVVSLSGAVAVPVLGLPTVWFWPVACVAGIALGGTWTADRPYMLILAPPRRLGEFYGLYSMVGRFAAILGPAMFALVSVTLGWGRPAAMGSLLLWIVISWLILRGVSDEEREWGPEDRVAPQATAS, via the coding sequence ATGGCGCCGGAAGCGAAGATCCCGGCCAAGACGCCCTCGAGCGGGGGCTACTGGGGCACCGTCCTGACCCGGCCGGTCTTGTCGTGGTCGCTGTACGACCTGGCGAACACGGTCTTCTCGATGAACATCGTGTCGTTCTACCTGGGGCTCTGGGTCATCGACATGGGTGGGACGGACGCGACCTGGGGCTACACCAACAGCCTGACGATGGCGCTCGTCTTCGTAAGCGCTCCCATCCTCGGTGCTCTCTCCGACCAGGCGGGCCGCCGCCTCCCGTTCCTGATGGCGTGTACGATCGTATGCGTGGTGTGCACCGCCGCCTTGGGCCTGGGAAGACTGTGGGTCACCCTCGGAGTCTTCGTCGTCGCCAACTACTTCTTTCAGTCGGGCCTGATCTTCTACGACGCGACGCTGTCGGTCGTGAGCACGAAGCGCACGAGGGGCGTGATCGGGGGCTTCGGCATCGGTGTCGGGTACCTCGGCTCTTTCCTGGGAATCATGAGCGGGTTGCTGCTCCTCGACCGGATCGGGCACGTCGGCATCTTCCGGGTGACCGCTCTGATCTTCGCGATCTTCGCGGTCCCGATCTTCCTCTTCGTCAAGGAACCGCAGCTCCGCGCCAAAGTGAGGATCGATTTCAGGGCGGTGCGCAGTGCGTTCGGTCAGGTCAGGGACACGTTCCGGCACCTTCCACGGTACCGGGGGCTCGGACGGTTTCTGGTCGGGCGCATGTTCTATACCGACGCGGCGAACACCGTGATCATCTTCCTTGGCATATATACGACCGAGGAAATCGGCTTCGACGTCAGGGGCGCCCAACTCCTCATGCTGGTTGCCATCGCGTTCGCGGTCGTAGGAGGCTTGACTCTCGGCTCCGTCGTGGACCGCATCGGGCCCAAGCGAACCCTCGACTTCGTGCTGGGCCTGTGGGTCGTGAGCCTCTCTGGGGCGGTCGCCGTCCCCGTGCTGGGACTGCCGACCGTTTGGTTCTGGCCGGTCGCATGCGTCGCCGGCATCGCGCTGGGCGGCACCTGGACCGCCGACCGTCCCTACATGCTCATCCTGGCACCACCCCGGAGACTCGGGGAGTTCTACGGCCTCTACAGCATGGTCGGCCGCTTCGCTGCGATCCTCGGCCCCGCGATGTTCGCGCTGGTCTCGGTCACGCTGGGCTGGGGCAGACCTGCGGCGATGGGGAGCCTCTTGCTGTGGATCGTGATCTCGTGGCTGATCCTAAGGGGCGTGTCCGATGAGGAGCGTGAGTGGGGGCCGGAGGATCGGGTGGCGCCCCAGGCCACAGCTTCCTAG
- a CDS encoding alpha/beta fold hydrolase, translating to MSHVPPFTPDRRLFPFESKWFDSSAGTVHFIDEGVGDPILFLHGNPTWSFLYRGIIIRLKKRFRCIAVDYPGFGLSEAPDDYGYTPADQAGVVRELVQHLGLQHLTIMGQDWGGPIGLRVALDEMPRLRALVMGNTWYWPITSLTAKAFAYVMSSAPMQSQILRKNLLVEKIMPMMVKYPLAEEVMHHYREALSTPKRRVGAAEFPRQLIESSLWLGDLADEVQERLSNVPVLLTWGLHDLAFPRPYMERFREDFKVSQVQRLDAKHYIQEDAPGEIAEAIEGFLDALPPTGATPSA from the coding sequence TTGAGCCACGTACCACCGTTCACGCCCGACCGGAGACTCTTTCCGTTCGAGTCCAAGTGGTTCGACAGTAGTGCCGGGACGGTCCATTTCATCGACGAGGGGGTCGGCGATCCGATCCTGTTCTTGCATGGAAACCCCACGTGGAGCTTCCTCTATAGGGGCATCATAATTCGGCTGAAGAAGCGATTCCGCTGCATCGCCGTCGACTACCCCGGCTTCGGCCTGTCGGAGGCTCCGGACGACTACGGGTATACCCCGGCCGATCAGGCTGGCGTGGTGCGCGAGTTGGTCCAGCATCTTGGCTTGCAGCACCTCACGATCATGGGCCAAGACTGGGGCGGCCCGATCGGTCTGCGGGTGGCGCTGGACGAGATGCCCCGGTTGCGCGCACTGGTCATGGGAAACACGTGGTACTGGCCCATCACCTCGCTTACGGCGAAGGCCTTCGCGTACGTCATGTCGTCCGCCCCCATGCAGTCACAGATCCTCAGGAAGAACCTGCTCGTCGAGAAGATCATGCCGATGATGGTGAAGTATCCGCTCGCCGAGGAGGTCATGCACCACTACCGGGAGGCGCTCTCGACCCCGAAGCGGCGCGTGGGTGCAGCCGAGTTTCCGCGTCAGCTCATCGAGTCGAGCCTCTGGCTCGGTGACCTCGCGGACGAAGTGCAGGAGAGGCTCTCCAACGTGCCTGTCCTGCTCACTTGGGGTCTGCACGACCTCGCGTTCCCCCGGCCGTACATGGAGCGCTTCCGCGAGGACTTCAAGGTTAGCCAGGTCCAGCGGCTCGACGCGAAGCACTACATCCAAGAAGACGCGCCCGGTGAGATCGCTGAGGCGATCGAGGGTTTCCTGGACGCGCTGCCCCCCACGGGTGCTACGCCGTCGGCATGA
- a CDS encoding prepilin-type N-terminal cleavage/methylation domain-containing protein, giving the protein MSSVSLVVESLKSVFLARRFATEERRGFTLIELLIVTVIIGSLASLAMPNFARVVERARIVRAIGDIKVIQQSITEFEIIENRYPVTLNELGLGPKFDPWGNAYVYLLHDPPPKKTPGSRKDRFLVPVNSDYDLYSVGIDGESVAAFTAKASWDDVVRANDGGFVGLAEDF; this is encoded by the coding sequence ATGTCATCTGTCTCCCTGGTCGTGGAAAGTCTGAAGTCGGTGTTTCTAGCCCGTCGCTTCGCTACGGAGGAGCGGAGGGGCTTTACACTGATCGAGCTGTTGATCGTCACGGTCATCATCGGCAGCCTCGCATCTCTGGCGATGCCCAACTTCGCCCGCGTGGTGGAGAGGGCGCGCATCGTGCGGGCGATCGGGGACATCAAAGTGATCCAGCAGAGCATCACCGAGTTCGAGATCATCGAGAACCGCTACCCGGTCACGCTCAACGAGCTCGGTCTCGGTCCAAAGTTCGACCCCTGGGGCAACGCTTACGTGTACCTGTTACACGATCCGCCGCCGAAGAAGACGCCGGGCTCTCGCAAGGACCGCTTCCTCGTCCCTGTGAACTCGGACTACGATCTCTACAGCGTCGGAATAGATGGAGAAAGCGTGGCCGCGTTCACTGCGAAGGCCAGCTGGGATGACGTCGTACGGGCCAACGATGGCGGATTCGTGGGCCTCGCGGAGGATTTCTAG
- a CDS encoding HD domain-containing protein yields the protein MKGIRVEFLRTKVARRLFGLFVAVTVIPVTVVAVGSWVYLLSELRTQALDTMAEQNAIAEQMIIDRLRRSEQDLFTVRRLWSTSVSLDALPPSIEGVAIVTAEGVQEQRGRTLSPPPLDAMQEQSLRSGKPVLIAEASTSGGRVLMAIPADSTNPARGVLWSRLTVDSLLATAIVAVDGYNTANFCILDSESRPFVCTSENASALPAMVPPHGHSLRRHTDDIELDFGGEEYLGMYREVYLSTIFAADPWAVAISESTASIYASLEIFRTNFPFGILFGLTTAVLLTVAMVRRTMDPLEQLIDGTRRISRRDHTVRVSVESNNEFGELAASFNEMASRIGRQFDQLEAGREIDQAALNAPDQADAVGALLKGVGQVLSSSRRSVLILEPGGHDAPEIYWAEGAPDAPMQSSVLVDGGTVWPTGAASHILVQEWEDLPQVFRSSGFTRESLPVLVLPLVVHGERVGEVAAGGDAGRVFTDEDVDRARQLVDQAAVALNDVRLRRELDEMSWEALRALANTIDAKSRWTSGHSQRVTDLAVLLGQELDLSAKDLDTLHRGGLLHDIGKIGIPATILDWPEALSAEQRAVVQSHTVIGARILEPVRAFQPMIPIVLYHHEHWDGNGYPDGLVGDEIHELARVLSVADVFDAMVSARPYRPAMDPDEVHDIIVAESGTQFEPRVVEALQRLIAEGFTPSESQEALLVDV from the coding sequence TTGAAGGGGATCCGGGTCGAGTTCCTGCGGACAAAGGTCGCTCGCCGGCTGTTTGGGCTCTTCGTCGCTGTCACCGTCATCCCGGTCACGGTCGTGGCGGTCGGGTCCTGGGTGTATCTGCTGTCCGAGCTCCGCACCCAGGCTCTAGACACGATGGCCGAGCAGAACGCGATCGCGGAGCAGATGATCATCGATCGCCTCCGGCGCTCGGAGCAGGACCTATTCACCGTGCGACGCTTGTGGAGTACGAGTGTCTCCCTCGACGCCCTGCCTCCGAGCATCGAGGGCGTGGCGATCGTGACCGCTGAGGGTGTGCAAGAGCAGAGAGGCCGCACGCTGAGCCCTCCCCCTCTCGACGCGATGCAAGAGCAGAGCCTCCGGAGCGGCAAGCCGGTCTTGATCGCGGAGGCGAGCACATCCGGCGGGAGGGTGTTGATGGCCATCCCCGCGGACAGCACCAACCCGGCTCGCGGCGTCCTTTGGAGTAGGCTGACCGTGGACTCATTGTTGGCTACCGCGATCGTCGCGGTGGACGGCTACAACACCGCGAACTTCTGCATCCTCGATTCCGAGTCTCGCCCGTTCGTCTGCACGTCGGAAAACGCGTCCGCGCTTCCGGCGATGGTTCCGCCGCACGGACACAGCCTCCGACGCCACACCGACGATATCGAGCTCGACTTCGGTGGGGAGGAGTACCTGGGCATGTATCGGGAGGTCTACCTCTCCACCATTTTCGCGGCGGACCCCTGGGCGGTCGCCATAAGCGAATCGACAGCGTCGATTTACGCGTCGCTCGAAATCTTCCGGACCAACTTTCCCTTTGGAATCTTGTTCGGACTGACGACCGCGGTCCTTCTGACGGTGGCCATGGTTCGGCGTACGATGGACCCGCTGGAGCAGTTGATCGACGGAACGCGGCGGATCTCAAGGCGTGACCACACCGTACGCGTGAGCGTCGAGTCGAACAACGAATTCGGTGAGCTCGCGGCGTCGTTCAACGAGATGGCGTCACGCATCGGCCGCCAATTCGATCAGCTCGAGGCCGGCCGTGAGATCGACCAGGCGGCGCTCAACGCACCGGACCAAGCCGACGCGGTGGGAGCGCTCCTCAAGGGTGTCGGCCAAGTTCTGTCGAGCAGCCGGAGGAGCGTGCTCATCCTCGAGCCCGGCGGTCACGACGCCCCGGAGATCTACTGGGCGGAGGGTGCTCCCGACGCGCCGATGCAGAGCTCGGTGCTCGTGGACGGGGGTACCGTCTGGCCGACAGGTGCAGCTTCGCACATCCTCGTCCAGGAGTGGGAAGATCTCCCGCAGGTCTTCCGGTCGAGCGGGTTTACTCGCGAGAGCCTGCCCGTTCTCGTGCTCCCCCTCGTCGTCCATGGAGAGCGCGTCGGTGAGGTCGCCGCAGGCGGCGACGCGGGCCGCGTGTTCACCGACGAGGACGTGGACCGCGCTCGCCAACTCGTTGACCAAGCGGCGGTCGCGCTCAACGACGTACGCCTCAGACGCGAGCTCGATGAGATGAGCTGGGAGGCGCTGCGCGCCCTGGCGAATACGATCGACGCCAAGTCACGTTGGACGTCGGGTCACTCACAGCGCGTAACCGACTTGGCGGTTCTTCTGGGCCAGGAGCTCGACCTCTCCGCGAAGGATCTCGACACCCTACATCGGGGGGGTCTGCTGCACGACATTGGCAAGATCGGCATTCCCGCGACCATCCTGGATTGGCCCGAAGCGCTCAGCGCCGAGCAGCGCGCCGTCGTGCAGTCCCACACGGTCATCGGCGCGCGCATCCTCGAGCCGGTCCGGGCCTTCCAGCCCATGATTCCGATCGTCCTGTACCACCACGAGCATTGGGACGGGAACGGCTACCCCGACGGCCTCGTCGGCGACGAGATTCACGAGCTGGCCCGGGTGTTGTCGGTGGCCGACGTGTTCGACGCGATGGTATCGGCGCGGCCGTATCGCCCTGCGATGGATCCCGACGAGGTTCATGACATCATCGTCGCCGAGTCCGGTACGCAGTTCGAGCCCAGGGTCGTGGAAGCGCTCCAGCGGCTGATAGCGGAAGGGTTCACGCCGAGTGAGAGTCAGGAGGCGTTGCTCGTCGATGTCTAG
- a CDS encoding 3-isopropylmalate dehydratase → MIKDLLDRPIEKRSTTLTFEGRILYLLDDAELLKAQLYEGTDIELTDALEQRLRDQISTDEITPAYICFFYDETLGDFPYLGLRATNQTTGETEYPVERNAVRDGGFVCSVAGKRRGKGSSREASPYAELHAGIKVVVAESIERIYNENCQNLGVLTTSDFDIIDRIKAGEEIQLAEFTAGKDEITRQIIEYGGLFEFNVARLQNKVTIPVAAALEVGAASERPMTVAEKILARHMVTDASKGVAGVPWVQPGDAGFFRADIRFSHEYVTPMASIFFEEKVGKDAKVVDPDSILFFRDHLTFLSQVMSQERIEDGLLDAANELEVKQREFSERQGVKLYGEQMGQQLGSQAICHSKILEEYAEPGMLIIGTDSHTPHAGAIGAVAFGVGTTAIFNSWITKDVRVSVPQSFKVVISGEPAANVTAKDYMLEILRHPYVRDGHAIGQIIEYAGPAIEALSVDERATMTNMAAEVGAFTGIIGADDRSVEFMVNERGMDPERALALTEGMQSDAGAEYVKVIEIDASTIRPMAALPNDPGNGVCIDELGDDPIRIDIAYAGSCTAGKKEDMDMYAAVFAEADAQGLAVHPDVKVFIQCGSTDVREYCREKGYLDLFERMGAEFIEPGCGACIAAGPGVTSSPDEVSMSSQNRNFPGRSGPGQLYLGSPYSVAASAVAGHITSWSPNQKFKPVRSRKLEMV, encoded by the coding sequence ATGATCAAGGACTTGCTGGATCGACCGATCGAGAAGCGTTCGACGACGCTGACGTTCGAGGGCCGCATCCTGTACTTGCTGGACGATGCAGAGCTCTTGAAGGCCCAGCTTTACGAGGGCACGGACATCGAACTCACGGACGCACTCGAGCAGCGACTGCGTGACCAGATTTCCACCGACGAGATCACGCCCGCATACATCTGCTTCTTCTATGACGAGACCCTGGGGGACTTTCCCTACCTGGGCCTCCGTGCGACGAACCAGACCACGGGTGAGACCGAATATCCCGTCGAGCGCAACGCCGTCCGCGACGGGGGCTTCGTATGCTCCGTGGCCGGGAAGCGCCGCGGCAAGGGCAGCAGTCGAGAAGCGAGCCCGTACGCCGAGCTGCACGCGGGCATCAAGGTCGTCGTCGCGGAGAGCATCGAGCGGATCTACAACGAAAACTGCCAGAACCTGGGAGTTCTGACGACGAGCGACTTCGACATCATCGACCGAATCAAGGCGGGAGAGGAGATTCAGCTCGCGGAGTTCACAGCCGGTAAGGACGAGATCACCCGTCAGATCATCGAGTACGGTGGACTCTTCGAGTTCAATGTGGCGCGGCTGCAAAACAAGGTGACGATCCCCGTCGCAGCCGCGCTCGAGGTCGGCGCGGCAAGCGAGCGCCCGATGACAGTCGCCGAAAAGATCCTCGCCAGGCACATGGTCACCGACGCGAGCAAGGGGGTGGCCGGCGTCCCGTGGGTGCAGCCGGGCGACGCGGGTTTCTTCCGGGCTGATATCCGCTTCAGCCACGAATACGTCACCCCTATGGCGTCGATCTTCTTCGAGGAAAAAGTCGGGAAAGACGCCAAGGTCGTGGATCCCGACTCGATCCTGTTCTTCCGCGACCACCTGACCTTCCTGTCCCAGGTGATGAGCCAGGAGCGCATCGAAGATGGGTTGCTCGACGCCGCCAACGAGCTCGAAGTGAAGCAGCGCGAGTTCAGCGAGAGGCAGGGCGTGAAGCTGTATGGCGAACAGATGGGCCAGCAGTTGGGCTCGCAAGCGATCTGCCACTCGAAGATCCTGGAGGAATATGCCGAGCCGGGCATGCTCATCATCGGCACGGACTCGCACACACCTCATGCGGGCGCGATCGGGGCGGTCGCTTTCGGCGTCGGCACGACCGCGATCTTCAACTCGTGGATCACGAAGGACGTGCGCGTGAGCGTGCCGCAGTCCTTCAAGGTCGTGATCTCGGGCGAACCGGCAGCGAACGTGACGGCGAAGGACTACATGCTCGAGATCCTCCGGCACCCGTACGTCCGGGACGGTCACGCGATCGGGCAGATCATCGAGTACGCCGGCCCGGCGATCGAGGCGCTGAGCGTCGACGAGCGCGCGACGATGACCAACATGGCTGCCGAAGTCGGCGCCTTCACCGGCATCATCGGCGCCGACGACAGGTCAGTGGAGTTCATGGTGAACGAGCGAGGCATGGACCCCGAGCGGGCGCTCGCGCTCACCGAGGGCATGCAGAGCGACGCCGGAGCCGAATACGTGAAGGTGATCGAGATCGACGCCTCCACGATCCGTCCGATGGCGGCGCTACCGAACGACCCCGGGAACGGCGTCTGCATTGACGAGCTCGGCGACGACCCGATCCGCATCGACATCGCGTACGCCGGTTCGTGCACCGCGGGAAAAAAGGAAGACATGGACATGTACGCAGCCGTCTTCGCCGAAGCGGACGCGCAGGGGCTCGCGGTGCACCCCGACGTGAAAGTCTTCATCCAGTGCGGTTCGACCGACGTGCGGGAGTACTGCCGTGAGAAGGGCTACCTCGACCTGTTCGAGCGCATGGGCGCCGAGTTCATCGAGCCGGGGTGCGGCGCGTGCATCGCTGCCGGACCGGGCGTGACCAGCTCACCCGACGAGGTTTCGATGTCGTCGCAGAATCGCAACTTCCCGGGCCGCTCCGGTCCCGGGCAGCTCTATCTGGGCTCGCCGTACTCGGTGGCCGCGAGCGCGGTCGCCGGCCACATCACGAGTTGGTCGCCGAACCAGAAGTTCAAACCCGTGCGCTCGAGGAAGCTGGAGATGGTCTGA
- a CDS encoding 4a-hydroxytetrahydrobiopterin dehydratase codes for MVSRLDPESLRGWLRSRRGWKRRSNKLVKDFSFGSFRDSIVFVNRVATLADAHDHHPDIEVRYCTVTLTLSTHDARGITDKDLELAEQIDFATSSH; via the coding sequence ATGGTGAGCAGGCTGGACCCCGAGTCGCTTCGTGGCTGGTTGAGGAGTCGACGGGGATGGAAGCGCCGCTCCAACAAGCTGGTCAAGGACTTCTCGTTCGGTTCCTTTCGGGATTCGATCGTTTTCGTGAACCGGGTCGCCACGTTGGCTGACGCTCACGATCACCATCCTGACATCGAAGTTCGCTACTGCACGGTAACCCTGACGCTGTCGACGCACGACGCACGGGGGATCACCGACAAGGATCTAGAGCTGGCCGAGCAGATCGACTTTGCAACGTCGTCGCACTAA
- a CDS encoding BamA/TamA family outer membrane protein: MTTPHSRWLCAVALSVSVGVAYPSTGDAQQGPTGLEIGGLPALNFDSDEGVGYGALVELYQYGQGGLLPYVWSLRPTVFLTSRGRRDFTVFFDAPHVLAAGWRLDAYLGSEKQIATPYYGVGNAKPYDEALDDDDGPDPFYYRFGRTRRSATFNLQRNVAETPLRWLIGAGLVRTSVLPVPENDGGTLYEMDVSSTDQTTWSNYVRTGLVWDSRDRETGPRSGVWTELLIQRVDESFGADAGYTRWTFTDRRYFSLGERIVFAHRYLLQGVGAGAPVHDLFQVQTSFKQQEGLGGAKTVRGVLKNRFVGRGMLVWNAELRWRAADFLLFGTSFHVVLSAFLDQGRVWDGNIRLGELMTDLHRGFGGGARFGMGENFIVAVDMGRSEEAGMPIYIGLGYLY; this comes from the coding sequence ATGACCACTCCTCACAGCCGCTGGTTGTGTGCCGTCGCCCTCTCGGTATCTGTCGGAGTCGCCTACCCCAGTACGGGGGATGCCCAACAAGGGCCGACAGGCCTCGAAATCGGCGGTTTGCCGGCGCTGAACTTCGACTCCGATGAAGGCGTCGGGTACGGTGCGTTGGTAGAACTGTACCAGTACGGGCAAGGTGGACTACTCCCCTATGTCTGGTCTTTAAGGCCCACTGTGTTTCTGACCAGCAGGGGGCGGCGTGACTTCACGGTCTTCTTCGATGCCCCGCATGTGCTTGCGGCCGGGTGGCGGCTGGACGCCTACCTCGGCAGCGAGAAGCAGATCGCCACGCCGTACTACGGCGTCGGAAACGCAAAGCCCTACGACGAGGCCCTCGACGATGACGACGGCCCCGACCCGTTCTACTACCGCTTCGGTCGCACACGGCGCAGCGCGACGTTCAACCTGCAGCGGAACGTCGCCGAGACCCCCCTTCGGTGGCTCATCGGCGCCGGACTGGTGCGCACCTCAGTTCTTCCCGTTCCCGAGAACGACGGAGGCACACTATACGAGATGGACGTGAGTTCGACAGACCAGACGACCTGGTCCAACTACGTACGGACTGGGCTCGTGTGGGACTCCCGCGACCGCGAGACGGGACCTCGCAGCGGTGTGTGGACCGAGCTACTCATTCAACGTGTAGACGAGAGCTTCGGCGCGGACGCGGGCTATACGCGGTGGACGTTTACGGATCGCCGCTATTTCTCCCTCGGCGAGCGCATTGTCTTCGCGCACCGCTACCTGCTTCAGGGCGTCGGCGCGGGCGCGCCCGTTCACGACCTCTTTCAGGTGCAGACGTCGTTCAAGCAGCAGGAGGGGCTCGGGGGTGCCAAGACCGTAAGAGGCGTCCTCAAGAACCGGTTCGTAGGGCGGGGCATGCTCGTTTGGAATGCCGAGTTGCGATGGCGCGCCGCCGACTTCCTCCTATTCGGTACGTCCTTCCACGTGGTGCTTTCGGCCTTCCTCGATCAGGGCCGGGTGTGGGACGGTAATATCCGGCTCGGCGAACTGATGACCGACCTTCACCGCGGCTTTGGGGGCGGTGCTCGGTTTGGCATGGGGGAGAACTTCATCGTCGCGGTCGACATGGGCCGCTCGGAGGAAGCTGGAATGCCGATATACATCGGGCTCGGGTATCTCTACTGA
- a CDS encoding HAD-IA family hydrolase translates to MTSRAWKGVLFDLDGTLADTIELILRSYRHTMRTHLGEAPPDERFLATIGIPLPKQLGDFARDAAEAERMRSTYVAYQREIHDDLVEPFPGAASVLSTLRENGTRLAVVTSKHSGLARRTLECCGLWESLDAVVCADEVERPKPDPEPVQLALKRLGLADEANEVVFVGDSPFDLRAGRAAGTHTAAALWGPFSREVLAAEEPDFYLTGLEGVLHTSLSRP, encoded by the coding sequence ATGACGAGCCGAGCCTGGAAGGGCGTCCTCTTCGACCTCGACGGTACGCTCGCCGACACGATCGAGCTGATCTTGCGCAGCTATCGACACACCATGCGGACGCATCTCGGGGAAGCGCCGCCCGACGAGCGCTTCCTCGCGACCATCGGGATTCCATTGCCGAAGCAGCTCGGGGACTTTGCCCGTGACGCTGCCGAGGCCGAGCGCATGCGTTCTACCTATGTCGCCTACCAACGCGAGATCCACGATGACCTCGTGGAGCCGTTCCCGGGCGCGGCCTCCGTCTTGTCGACGCTGCGGGAGAACGGGACTAGGCTGGCGGTCGTGACGAGCAAGCACAGCGGACTGGCTCGCCGCACTCTCGAGTGCTGCGGACTATGGGAAAGCCTCGACGCAGTCGTGTGCGCCGATGAAGTCGAGCGCCCGAAGCCGGACCCGGAACCGGTGCAGCTGGCGCTGAAACGGCTCGGCCTCGCGGACGAGGCGAACGAGGTAGTGTTCGTCGGAGACTCGCCGTTCGATCTTCGCGCGGGCAGGGCGGCCGGCACGCACACGGCCGCGGCGCTCTGGGGACCGTTCAGCCGCGAAGTACTCGCGGCAGAGGAACCGGACTTCTACCTGACTGGTCTAGAAGGCGTACTCCACACCTCGCTGTCGCGGCCCTAG
- a CDS encoding sodium-dependent transporter: MEEQQRGNWSSNMGFVLAATGSAIGLGNLWKFPFITWENNGGAFVLVYLLCIAAVGLPIMMAELLIGRSTQKSAVGALKEAVGPAWGLVGLWGVLCGFILLSYYTVIAGWSLFYFAKTVGWTLSGFPTGLAMGDLFGEQAGNGGLQLMLSLGFSAATVGVVYFGVQRGIERIARLFLPVLFGILVLLLISALGMSGSGEALAFIFRPNFAELEPTALLEALGHSFFTLSLGMGAMITYGSYISRGQSIVRASAVIVVLDTLIALIATVIMFSVIFSVEGMAEQVGGSTVGMLFISLPELFYTEMPFGTILGPLFYVLVALAALTSTISLLEVVASFVIDEHGVARHKATLMCGGAVFLFTVLAAVSFGAVPFVTDLEFGGWLGQKVFGGKVGWFSMADHFVSNWMLPTGGLAVTLAAGWFMTRDATEGELADGTEPAWFRYGAWRFFIRFVAPVAVASIIIAVLFFGVDFS; this comes from the coding sequence ATGGAAGAGCAGCAACGCGGTAATTGGAGCTCGAACATGGGCTTCGTGCTCGCGGCCACGGGCTCCGCCATCGGTCTCGGCAACCTGTGGAAATTCCCCTTCATCACGTGGGAGAATAACGGCGGCGCGTTCGTGCTGGTGTACCTCTTGTGCATCGCCGCGGTCGGACTCCCGATCATGATGGCAGAGCTGCTGATCGGACGCTCAACGCAAAAGAGTGCGGTCGGTGCACTGAAGGAAGCTGTCGGACCGGCCTGGGGTCTCGTGGGCCTGTGGGGTGTGCTGTGCGGCTTCATCCTGCTCAGCTACTACACGGTCATCGCTGGCTGGTCGCTCTTTTACTTCGCGAAGACGGTCGGATGGACCCTGAGCGGCTTTCCTACTGGGCTCGCCATGGGTGATCTCTTCGGCGAGCAGGCCGGGAACGGGGGGTTGCAGCTGATGCTCTCCCTGGGGTTCAGCGCAGCGACTGTCGGGGTCGTCTACTTCGGTGTCCAGAGGGGTATCGAGCGGATCGCGCGCCTCTTCCTCCCGGTCCTCTTCGGGATCCTGGTCCTGTTGCTCATCAGCGCACTCGGCATGAGTGGATCGGGCGAAGCTCTGGCGTTCATCTTCCGACCGAACTTCGCCGAGCTCGAGCCCACGGCCCTGCTGGAAGCGCTGGGCCACTCGTTCTTCACGCTGTCGCTCGGCATGGGCGCGATGATCACGTACGGCTCGTATATCTCGCGCGGCCAGTCGATTGTGAGAGCGTCCGCCGTCATAGTGGTGCTCGACACCCTGATCGCGCTGATCGCGACGGTCATCATGTTCTCGGTGATCTTCAGCGTCGAGGGCATGGCGGAGCAGGTGGGCGGATCGACGGTCGGAATGCTCTTCATCTCGCTGCCCGAGCTGTTCTACACCGAGATGCCGTTCGGAACGATCCTCGGCCCGCTCTTCTACGTGCTCGTGGCGCTCGCGGCGCTGACATCGACGATATCACTGCTCGAGGTCGTCGCGAGCTTCGTCATCGACGAGCACGGAGTGGCCCGTCACAAGGCGACGCTCATGTGCGGCGGCGCGGTCTTCCTCTTCACGGTCCTGGCGGCCGTCTCCTTCGGCGCCGTCCCGTTCGTGACCGACCTCGAGTTCGGAGGCTGGCTGGGACAAAAAGTGTTCGGAGGGAAGGTTGGTTGGTTCTCGATGGCCGATCACTTCGTCTCCAACTGGATGCTGCCCACGGGCGGTCTCGCCGTGACGCTGGCCGCCGGATGGTTCATGACCCGGGATGCCACCGAAGGGGAGCTCGCCGACGGTACCGAGCCGGCCTGGTTCCGGTACGGCGCGTGGCGCTTCTTCATCCGCTTCGTGGCGCCGGTCGCGGTGGCGTCGATCATCATCGCGGTGCTCTTCTTCGGCGTGGATTTCAGCTGA